One window of Candidatus Methanoperedens sp. genomic DNA carries:
- a CDS encoding NAD(P)-dependent oxidoreductase, whose amino-acid sequence MKAVVFGGSGFLGSHLADALLKEGYKVAIFDITSSLYLQKEQKMIVGDILDREEVKMAVKGSDVVYNFAGIADLEKAKENPVKTVETNILGNTIILDACREYNIKRFVFASSLYVYSKEGSFYRSSKQACELITENYHEDYGLPYTILRYGSLYGPRADENNFIHRILNQAIAEGKITRYGDGEELREYIHVEDAARCSVDILSKEFENEYVILTGYQQMKIRNLLTMINEMLGNRLEIEYLPAKSNLHYEITPYSFSPKIAKKYVSKYYLDIGQGLLQCIEETYRKQHRYKEVSGLLMRDE is encoded by the coding sequence ATGAAAGCAGTAGTCTTTGGCGGGTCAGGTTTTCTTGGAAGTCATCTTGCGGATGCATTGCTGAAGGAGGGATACAAGGTGGCTATTTTTGACATAACATCATCTCTCTACCTGCAAAAAGAACAGAAAATGATAGTTGGGGATATCCTTGACAGAGAAGAAGTAAAAATGGCTGTAAAGGGCAGCGATGTTGTGTATAATTTCGCGGGTATAGCAGACCTTGAAAAAGCTAAAGAAAATCCTGTCAAGACTGTTGAAACCAATATACTGGGCAACACAATCATTCTGGACGCCTGCAGGGAATACAATATCAAAAGGTTTGTCTTTGCAAGCAGTCTGTATGTCTATAGTAAAGAAGGCTCATTTTACAGGAGCAGTAAACAGGCTTGTGAATTAATAACAGAAAACTATCACGAGGATTACGGGCTGCCTTATACTATCCTCAGATACGGTTCACTGTACGGTCCGAGAGCGGATGAAAATAACTTTATCCACAGGATATTGAACCAGGCAATCGCTGAAGGCAAGATTACGCGCTACGGAGACGGCGAGGAATTAAGAGAATATATACATGTCGAGGATGCAGCAAGATGCAGCGTTGATATTCTTTCAAAGGAGTTTGAAAATGAATATGTAATACTCACAGGCTATCAGCAGATGAAAATTAGAAATCTCCTGACAATGATCAATGAAATGCTCGGGAATCGATTGGAAATAGAATACCTTCCAGCTAAATCAAATCTGCACTATGAAATAACACCCTACTCTTTCAGCCCGAAAATTGCGAAAAAATATGTCAGTAAGTATTATCTCGATATCGGTCAGGGGCTATTACAATGCATTGAGGAAACATACAGGAAACAACATAGATATAAAGAGGTCAGCGGCCTGTTAATGCGGGATGAATGA
- the iolO gene encoding 5-keto-L-gluconate epimerase, with the protein MKLSLVLTPEKTTFAPLLFAGDMEKGIKKAAELGYDGVELNIRDPLQIEKDKLIQSVHSNGLEVVALGTGQAYIKDGLSLANPDPGIRFRTINRLKDHINLAQYLGAQVVIGGIRGRFSSDEARRIEYESSLSAMLECIKFANELGVTLTVEPINRYETNFINTIEEGLSFLCDLNDNNVKLLADTFHMNIEETSFTKSLKAAGNKLSHIHLVDSNRLAPGKGHTDFCNIIKALRDIKYKGYLSAEILPDPDSETAARTYINYVRKLL; encoded by the coding sequence ATGAAATTGAGCTTGGTTCTGACACCTGAAAAAACCACTTTTGCTCCACTTCTTTTCGCTGGTGATATGGAAAAAGGTATTAAAAAGGCAGCAGAACTTGGTTACGATGGTGTGGAACTCAATATCCGGGATCCACTACAAATTGAAAAAGATAAACTCATACAGTCGGTGCACTCAAATGGATTGGAAGTGGTGGCTCTGGGTACTGGGCAGGCTTACATCAAGGACGGCCTGAGTCTGGCAAATCCAGATCCGGGTATCAGATTTAGAACAATAAATAGGCTAAAGGATCATATCAATCTGGCGCAATACTTGGGCGCCCAGGTGGTGATTGGTGGAATAAGGGGGAGGTTCAGTTCGGATGAAGCCAGGAGGATTGAATACGAGAGCTCATTAAGCGCTATGCTCGAATGCATCAAGTTCGCAAATGAGCTTGGTGTAACCCTTACCGTTGAGCCAATCAACCGGTATGAAACGAACTTCATTAATACAATTGAAGAAGGGCTGTCCTTTTTGTGTGACCTGAACGATAATAATGTCAAGTTGCTCGCAGATACTTTTCATATGAATATAGAAGAGACATCATTCACAAAAAGCTTAAAAGCAGCAGGGAATAAACTGAGCCATATACATTTAGTAGATAGCAACCGCTTAGCCCCAGGAAAAGGCCATACCGACTTTTGCAACATTATAAAAGCACTTCGCGATATAAAGTACAAGGGTTATTTGTCGGCTGAAATCCTTCCAGACCCGGACAGCGAGACCGCTGCGAGAACATACATTAATTATGTGAGGAAATTACTATAG
- a CDS encoding cyclase family protein, with the protein MLSYPIKAGMPLYGDTPEPCIKPQSRIAKGYISNSYMISVHNHTGTHVDAPNHFIDNGKTISQYSLDELIFKNPVIIDCPKDSATLINPDDLRHASQKLRIGDCLLLRTGFGRFRGEEKYRTHNPGISPETIVWIRKYYPGVRCIGIDSISISSFQHRNEGREAHRAAFIEQKGLGKPLLLIEDMNIDILSGESIEMMIVLPWQIDGLDSAPCNIIGSIKDRL; encoded by the coding sequence ATGCTTTCATATCCAATCAAAGCTGGCATGCCTTTGTACGGGGATACTCCTGAACCCTGTATAAAACCTCAAAGCCGGATCGCAAAGGGTTATATAAGCAATAGTTATATGATCTCGGTTCACAATCATACGGGCACGCATGTCGATGCTCCGAACCATTTTATTGACAATGGAAAAACCATATCACAGTACTCGTTGGATGAACTCATATTCAAAAATCCGGTGATCATCGATTGCCCGAAGGACAGCGCAACTCTGATAAATCCGGATGATCTGAGGCATGCTTCACAAAAGCTTCGAATAGGGGATTGCCTGCTTTTGCGTACAGGGTTCGGGCGGTTCAGAGGGGAAGAAAAATATCGGACTCACAACCCAGGCATTTCACCGGAGACGATTGTATGGATTAGGAAATATTATCCAGGGGTTCGATGCATCGGTATAGATAGCATTTCAATATCTTCATTCCAGCACAGGAATGAAGGGCGGGAAGCCCACAGAGCAGCATTCATCGAACAAAAGGGACTTGGAAAACCTTTGTTGTTGATTGAGGATATGAATATTGATATACTATCGGGCGAAAGTATCGAGATGATGATTGTACTCCCATGGCAGATTGATGGATTAGATAGTGCACCTTGTAATATAATAGGAAGTATTAAAGATAGATTATAA
- a CDS encoding 3-oxoacyl-ACP reductase FabG: MIYPPSKSKVALITGGSRGIGRECAIALAKRGYKIAINYFRNNELAVETQKKIDKIGVDTYCVRADISDKRQVKDMIETVLNKFDHIDVLVNNAGISEIKPIEDIDEESWDHMMDINLKGTFFCSQMVLKHMKEQRKGRIISIASQAGQTGGIFIGAHYSASKAGIICLTKTLAKIGAPFGILVNCVSPGLIETDMAVDYPENVKQNLIDSIPLGRMGQPGEVASVVAFLASEEASYITGANIPVNGGMFMP, from the coding sequence ATGATATATCCCCCATCAAAAAGTAAAGTTGCATTAATTACGGGTGGATCAAGAGGAATAGGGCGGGAATGTGCGATCGCACTTGCCAAACGTGGATATAAGATAGCGATCAATTATTTTAGAAATAATGAGCTGGCGGTCGAAACGCAGAAAAAAATCGACAAAATCGGTGTTGATACATATTGCGTCAGGGCAGATATATCAGACAAACGTCAGGTGAAAGATATGATAGAGACGGTATTAAATAAGTTTGATCATATTGATGTTCTAGTTAATAATGCAGGAATATCTGAAATTAAGCCCATAGAGGATATTGATGAAGAGAGTTGGGATCATATGATGGACATAAATCTGAAAGGGACTTTCTTTTGTTCACAGATGGTTTTGAAGCACATGAAGGAACAGCGCAAAGGGCGGATCATAAGCATCGCTTCCCAGGCAGGGCAAACCGGCGGGATTTTCATTGGTGCCCACTATTCGGCATCCAAAGCGGGTATTATTTGCTTGACGAAAACCCTCGCTAAAATCGGAGCACCTTTCGGGATTCTCGTGAATTGCGTATCGCCTGGACTTATTGAGACAGATATGGCGGTGGACTATCCTGAAAATGTGAAGCAAAATTTGATTGATTCCATACCCCTTGGAAGAATGGGACAGCCCGGCGAAGTAGCAAGTGTTGTGGCATTTTTGGCTTCTGAGGAAGCCAGTTATATAACAGGGGCCAATATACCTGTGAATGGCGGTATGTTCATGCCATGA
- a CDS encoding HAD hydrolase-like protein, with protein MKVVSAIIFDFDGVIIESFDIKTQAFRELFKMYPDEVDEIVEYHQQNGGVSRYKKFKHIYSQILKKPLDEKTCMELGKKFSSLVVEAVKKCSYVPGALEFIHEKSRIMKLFVASGTPEDELQSIMSARGISKYFKGIYGSPATKSEIIYGILKRENIERKDAIFIGDTITDYNEACKVGVPFMARINTLTNNPLLKLAVPKFHDFYELNARI; from the coding sequence ATGAAAGTGGTCAGTGCAATAATATTTGATTTTGACGGAGTTATCATAGAATCCTTTGATATAAAGACGCAAGCATTCAGGGAATTATTTAAGATGTATCCCGATGAAGTGGATGAAATAGTTGAATATCATCAGCAAAACGGCGGCGTCTCAAGGTATAAGAAATTCAAGCATATTTATAGCCAGATACTGAAGAAGCCTCTTGATGAGAAGACCTGCATGGAGCTTGGCAAAAAATTCTCAAGCCTTGTTGTGGAAGCGGTTAAAAAATGTTCCTATGTTCCCGGAGCGCTTGAATTCATTCATGAGAAATCCAGAATAATGAAATTATTTGTGGCTTCAGGAACACCTGAAGATGAATTACAATCCATTATGAGTGCAAGGGGGATTTCCAAATATTTCAAAGGGATTTATGGAAGTCCAGCCACGAAATCGGAAATAATATATGGAATTCTAAAAAGAGAGAATATCGAAAGGAAAGATGCTATTTTTATAGGGGATACAATAACGGATTACAATGAAGCGTGCAAGGTCGGTGTGCCGTTCATGGCAAGGATAAATACATTAACAAACAATCCATTGCTGAAACTTGCCGTCCCAAAATTCCATGATTTTTATGAACTCAACGCCAGAATATAA
- a CDS encoding C-terminal binding protein gives MKISITDCDHGFFDPEKKVIEGAGHILNILQCKTPEEVVRAAHDADAIICQYAPINKDVLQSMPKCRVVGRYGVGLDNIDIEAATDLGIKIVHTPYFCFQEVADHTMGLILALARQIVSMNNLIKSNRGKSGMNYGNMLSYMKNVERPTKQIIGIIGFGKAGKEIAKRAMSFGFKVIAFDPYIPPEIFAAHGVCKVSLEELVRKSDIVTLHAPLTDETRGMIDKTVLAQMKPTAYLVNTARGAIVNETALIEALENNYIAGAALDVTEKEPISNNHPFLRMDNVLLTPHISFYSNTSIQDMKTKVAQYTVNALRGQGEYALANPKVLKNTQDFIIWHT, from the coding sequence ATGAAAATTAGTATTACCGACTGCGACCACGGTTTCTTTGATCCTGAAAAAAAAGTCATCGAAGGAGCCGGACATATTTTAAACATTCTTCAGTGTAAAACACCTGAAGAAGTTGTACGGGCAGCCCATGATGCAGATGCGATCATATGTCAATATGCCCCGATCAATAAAGATGTATTGCAATCAATGCCAAAATGCAGGGTTGTGGGTCGTTATGGGGTTGGTCTGGATAATATAGATATTGAAGCTGCCACAGACCTTGGGATCAAAATTGTTCATACGCCTTATTTTTGTTTCCAGGAAGTAGCAGATCATACAATGGGATTGATATTGGCTTTGGCAAGACAGATCGTCAGTATGAACAATTTAATAAAATCAAATCGTGGTAAAAGCGGGATGAACTATGGTAATATGTTGAGCTACATGAAGAATGTCGAAAGACCGACAAAACAGATAATTGGCATAATTGGCTTTGGCAAGGCAGGAAAAGAGATAGCCAAACGGGCTATGAGTTTTGGGTTCAAGGTCATTGCATTCGATCCTTATATACCGCCTGAAATATTTGCCGCTCATGGTGTTTGTAAGGTTTCGCTTGAAGAGTTGGTAAGGAAATCTGACATAGTCACCTTGCATGCTCCATTGACAGATGAAACAAGAGGGATGATTGATAAAACGGTTTTGGCCCAGATGAAGCCGACAGCATATTTAGTAAATACCGCTCGGGGGGCAATCGTGAATGAAACCGCACTTATTGAAGCATTGGAAAACAATTATATCGCAGGGGCTGCACTGGATGTTACCGAAAAAGAACCTATTTCAAATAATCACCCATTCCTGAGAATGGATAATGTACTTTTAACCCCGCATATCAGTTTTTATTCAAACACATCAATTCAAGATATGAAAACGAAAGTAGCTCAATATACTGTCAATGCTCTTAGAGGCCAGGGGGAATATGCATTAGCTAATCCCAAAGTCCTTAAAAATACCCAAGATTTCATTATATGGCATACCTAA
- a CDS encoding 3-deoxy-manno-octulosonate cytidylyltransferase, giving the protein MKVIGMIPARMGSSRFPGKPLEKILGIPMVEHVYKRSEMSQKLNGLFVATPDKEIMEIVEGFGGEAIMTSPLHDRCTDRIAEAMENIEADIVVNIQGDEPMLYPDIIDMSVKPLIEDDSILCSNPIVKIHDIDTFNDRNQIKVVCNQKSFIMFMSREPIPTMVRMGRKIPMLKQVCIMPFRKDFLVTYNHLPQTPLEKAESVDMLRVLENGYQIKAVEVPSETFSVDTPQDLMKVEKLMKNDPLVEKYI; this is encoded by the coding sequence ATGAAAGTCATTGGTATGATACCAGCTAGGATGGGTTCTTCAAGATTTCCCGGCAAACCCCTGGAAAAGATACTCGGTATTCCCATGGTGGAGCATGTTTATAAAAGGTCTGAAATGAGCCAGAAACTAAATGGGTTATTCGTAGCCACCCCAGATAAAGAAATCATGGAAATTGTGGAGGGTTTTGGCGGCGAAGCAATAATGACTTCACCCCTTCATGACAGGTGCACTGACAGGATTGCTGAAGCAATGGAAAATATTGAAGCAGACATTGTTGTAAATATACAGGGAGATGAACCCATGCTATATCCCGATATTATTGATATGAGCGTAAAGCCGCTTATTGAAGATGATTCTATTTTGTGCAGCAATCCAATAGTAAAGATTCATGATATTGATACGTTCAATGATCGCAATCAAATAAAAGTGGTCTGCAACCAGAAGAGTTTCATTATGTTTATGTCACGTGAGCCGATTCCTACTATGGTTCGAATGGGTAGAAAAATTCCTATGTTAAAGCAGGTCTGCATAATGCCTTTTAGGAAGGATTTTTTGGTCACCTATAACCATTTACCCCAAACACCACTTGAAAAAGCTGAATCGGTTGATATGCTCCGTGTTCTAGAAAATGGATATCAGATAAAAGCTGTAGAGGTACCCTCCGAGACTTTTAGTGTTGATACTCCCCAGGATTTGATGAAGGTGGAAAAATTGATGAAGAATGACCCACTGGTAGAAAAATATATATGA
- a CDS encoding phosphoglycerate dehydrogenase, which yields MKILISSDSFGKINRESIKTIEAAGFEPVLNPYGRKLEFGEFVRLIKDAVGLIAGTEKITSELLENAPILKVISRYGVGMDNIDMKATEKLGITVRNTPDAPSQAVAELTLALILNLYRRVSEADRNIKNNNWSPLMGRLLSGKTLGIIGLGRIGKKLVKLIQPFNMKIYAYDPYPDNEFVSSHNITLASLDIVMSKSDIISLHVPLSDKTYHMIGKKELSLMKKDGVIINTSRGGLIDEEALLIALKNESIEGAAIDTFEKEPYKGDLTDFNNVILTCHMGSSAIETRKQMELETVKNLIDALKEKGI from the coding sequence ATGAAAATCTTAATTTCAAGTGACTCATTTGGAAAGATCAACAGAGAATCCATAAAAACTATCGAAGCCGCTGGATTTGAACCTGTCCTTAACCCATATGGCAGGAAGCTTGAGTTCGGGGAATTTGTTAGGCTTATCAAGGATGCTGTGGGTCTGATCGCAGGGACCGAAAAGATTACATCTGAATTGCTCGAAAATGCTCCTATTTTAAAGGTCATATCCAGGTACGGTGTCGGGATGGATAATATTGATATGAAGGCTACAGAAAAATTGGGAATAACAGTACGAAATACACCTGATGCGCCGTCCCAGGCCGTAGCTGAACTTACTCTTGCGTTGATATTGAATCTATACAGGCGGGTGAGTGAAGCCGATAGAAATATCAAGAACAATAACTGGTCACCGTTGATGGGCAGGCTTCTTTCAGGAAAAACACTGGGTATTATCGGCCTTGGAAGGATAGGAAAAAAATTGGTAAAACTCATCCAGCCATTCAATATGAAAATATATGCGTATGATCCTTATCCTGACAACGAATTTGTCTCATCACACAATATTACTCTGGCATCATTGGATATCGTCATGTCCAAAAGTGACATAATATCCCTTCATGTGCCACTATCTGATAAGACGTATCACATGATCGGGAAAAAGGAACTATCTTTAATGAAAAAGGACGGTGTAATAATCAATACTTCACGTGGTGGCCTGATAGATGAAGAAGCCCTATTGATTGCTTTAAAAAATGAATCTATAGAAGGTGCCGCTATCGATACTTTTGAAAAGGAACCCTATAAGGGTGATTTGACAGATTTCAATAATGTTATTTTGACATGTCATATGGGTTCATCGGCAATAGAAACGCGCAAACAAATGGAATTGGAAACAGTGAAAAACCTGATCGACGCATTGAAGGAGAAAGGGATATGA
- a CDS encoding zinc-binding dehydrogenase has translation MLALVKTKKGTGNIDLIDVEIPRIGVNEVLIKVQAAGICGTDIHVKNDEFPYWPPVILGHEFSGNIIEIGSDVKDYRINDRVVAEPHTLACGKCYYCRTGNIQICSSKRSIGWGIDGAFAEYIKMPERLLHRIPDNISYENAAVVEPTANVVHDVLERGKIEPQDFVVVLGPGPIGLLAAMAAKAQGAREVAIVGTPEDENLRLKIAKDVGIDYVINLAEEDPLSRILELTDNNGADLVVEASGAEPAINMAVNIVRKKGRITVIGMTGKKKIEVLWDTAIFKACDVLFNFSTSYTSWNRAISMIGQGKINIGAIITHREPLANWEKAFDAVENKKAIKALLIP, from the coding sequence ATGTTAGCTCTTGTAAAAACCAAGAAAGGAACTGGTAACATCGATCTCATAGATGTTGAAATCCCAAGGATTGGTGTGAACGAGGTATTGATAAAAGTCCAGGCAGCCGGCATCTGCGGGACTGATATACATGTAAAAAATGATGAATTTCCATACTGGCCACCGGTAATCCTTGGGCATGAATTTTCCGGAAATATTATTGAGATAGGTTCCGATGTCAAAGATTACCGGATAAATGACCGGGTTGTTGCCGAGCCGCACACGCTAGCATGCGGTAAATGTTATTATTGCAGAACCGGGAACATACAGATATGTTCATCCAAGAGATCCATCGGCTGGGGGATTGATGGTGCTTTTGCAGAATATATCAAGATGCCTGAGAGATTGTTGCACAGAATACCCGATAATATCTCTTATGAAAATGCTGCTGTAGTTGAACCCACAGCCAATGTTGTCCATGATGTACTGGAGCGGGGGAAGATTGAACCGCAGGATTTCGTCGTGGTCCTGGGTCCAGGCCCGATAGGCCTTCTCGCCGCCATGGCCGCCAAAGCTCAGGGTGCAAGGGAAGTTGCCATTGTGGGAACTCCTGAAGATGAAAACTTGCGCCTCAAAATCGCTAAGGATGTTGGGATAGATTATGTGATCAATCTCGCAGAGGAAGATCCGTTAAGCAGGATCCTCGAATTAACCGATAACAATGGAGCGGATCTTGTCGTGGAAGCGAGCGGGGCCGAGCCGGCAATTAATATGGCAGTTAATATCGTCCGAAAAAAAGGCAGGATTACAGTGATAGGAATGACCGGCAAGAAAAAGATAGAAGTCCTCTGGGATACAGCCATCTTCAAGGCATGTGATGTCCTTTTCAATTTTTCCACAAGCTACACAAGTTGGAATAGGGCTATCAGCATGATCGGGCAGGGAAAAATAAATATTGGCGCCATTATCACTCACCGCGAACCTCTTGCAAATTGGGAGAAAGCTTTTGATGCTGTCGAAAATAAAAAAGCAATCAAAGCGCTACTTATTCCATGA
- a CDS encoding DegT/DnrJ/EryC1/StrS family aminotransferase has product MQTRILNYATKIPEFLKLLTLPYQIGFVKGHSHLNGQQLLELKKTLNSSDTGGIVRTYERRMTDLIGQGYGISFAACRMAFFTLLKVMNVGPGDEVILPGFTCSVMPNAVWRVGATPIFSDIDIQTFGSGSEDIEKKITSRTKVVVAQHSFGIPCNIGEIAELCKKKKLFLIEDCAITLDSSIDGIKVGNWGDAAVFSTDHSKPLNTIIGGFLYTKNRSLFEKAMKISADMPHLERAHQERLYDQFLFERDNYTPEKYPRTVFINQVKTMIRYRKQKFTFLEDDYKKVPSPGTGYPYPSKIPPFLAQLGLFEIDRWAKEKKRRKDLLKQYLCFAEQSDIKGHLPEAYSNSSLDIVPLRFVFQHPDSERLLKKMSRYIDTKWTWFREPIICCPDGPESLGYSLGSCRIAEKACQDIINWPCDVPENWDSKIIEIFRNVVKYDD; this is encoded by the coding sequence ATGCAAACCAGAATACTGAACTACGCAACGAAGATACCAGAATTTTTGAAGCTCTTAACGTTACCCTACCAGATAGGATTTGTTAAGGGGCATTCTCATCTGAATGGGCAGCAATTGTTGGAGTTAAAAAAGACATTGAATTCTAGTGACACCGGTGGCATCGTTCGAACCTATGAGCGCCGGATGACTGATCTTATCGGCCAGGGATACGGTATTAGTTTTGCAGCGTGCAGAATGGCTTTTTTTACACTGCTCAAAGTTATGAATGTTGGGCCAGGAGATGAAGTTATCCTTCCTGGGTTCACTTGCTCTGTGATGCCGAATGCTGTTTGGCGTGTCGGTGCCACCCCGATTTTTTCAGACATTGATATCCAGACCTTTGGTTCTGGTTCCGAAGACATTGAAAAGAAGATTACATCCCGCACAAAAGTAGTTGTCGCCCAGCACTCTTTTGGGATCCCCTGCAATATTGGTGAGATCGCTGAGCTCTGTAAGAAAAAAAAGCTCTTTTTGATAGAAGACTGCGCGATTACGCTTGATTCTTCTATAGATGGCATAAAAGTTGGCAACTGGGGAGACGCAGCAGTATTTTCTACAGATCATAGTAAACCTTTAAATACAATAATTGGCGGTTTCCTATATACAAAAAATAGATCATTATTTGAAAAAGCCATGAAGATTTCCGCTGACATGCCTCATCTGGAAAGAGCACATCAAGAACGCCTCTATGACCAATTTCTGTTTGAGCGGGATAATTACACACCAGAAAAATATCCCCGTACAGTTTTTATAAATCAAGTTAAAACCATGATACGATATAGGAAACAGAAGTTCACTTTTCTTGAAGATGATTATAAAAAAGTGCCATCTCCAGGCACAGGTTATCCTTATCCATCCAAGATACCACCATTCCTGGCACAACTTGGGCTTTTTGAAATTGATCGCTGGGCAAAAGAGAAGAAGCGAAGAAAAGATTTACTGAAGCAATATTTATGTTTCGCCGAACAATCAGATATTAAAGGACATTTACCGGAAGCTTACTCCAATTCCAGTCTTGATATCGTCCCGTTAAGGTTTGTATTCCAACATCCGGATTCGGAGAGATTATTGAAGAAAATGTCAAGGTATATTGATACGAAATGGACTTGGTTCAGAGAACCTATTATATGCTGTCCTGATGGACCAGAAAGTCTGGGTTATTCTCTTGGAAGCTGCAGGATCGCGGAAAAAGCTTGCCAGGATATAATAAATTGGCCGTGTGATGTTCCAGAGAATTGGGACTCCAAAATTATAGAAATTTTTCGCAATGTTGTAAAATATGACGATTAA
- a CDS encoding radical SAM protein, with the protein MHTKNLKDKPNTNESSKFKVLLIYANKMMENLISINVSILSAALKQHGFDVKLFDTTFYRTEDESVYDIRVNNLQVRKFDLSSYGIKINDSDIHEDLIKLVEEYKPNLVGLSAVEETYLLGLSLLKSIKSNFNIPTIVGGVHTIFSPEEVLAQDDVDMICIGEGEEALVELCQKMQNGEDYYKVKNIWFKKDGVAVKNPRRDLMPLKDLPFLDFSIYDKRRMYRPMQGKIYKMLPIESSRGCPYTCTYCSASTLRKLYSNLGNYYRRKSVEQIIKEIQHYRKQYGLDFVYFTSESFLSMPDNEFENFVELYSEIKLPFWLQTRPESITKERIKKLETINCNRISVGLESGNEQLRKKMLKRNISNQQIIESLDVFKHSKIPLSVNSMIGFPDETREQIFDTINLNRIINADSSSLFIYTPYRGSELRQYCIEKGYVKPDLLMGSVFQNSILKMPQITNDEIKGLFRTFSLYIKLPEEYYPDIQIAEKFDKRGNEMFEHLSKVYVDEFFK; encoded by the coding sequence ATGCATACTAAAAATCTAAAAGACAAACCAAACACTAATGAATCTTCCAAGTTTAAAGTTCTTTTAATTTATGCAAATAAAATGATGGAAAACCTTATTTCGATAAATGTTTCAATATTATCTGCAGCATTAAAACAACATGGTTTTGATGTAAAACTTTTTGATACCACATTTTATCGCACTGAAGATGAAAGTGTATATGATATACGAGTAAATAACTTACAAGTTAGAAAATTTGATTTGTCATCATATGGTATTAAAATAAATGATTCCGATATACATGAAGATCTAATAAAATTAGTTGAAGAGTATAAGCCAAATTTAGTAGGATTATCAGCCGTCGAAGAAACATATCTTTTAGGTTTATCGCTATTAAAAAGTATTAAAAGCAACTTTAATATTCCTACCATTGTTGGGGGAGTTCATACTATTTTTTCACCAGAGGAAGTTTTAGCTCAAGATGATGTGGATATGATATGCATTGGTGAAGGTGAAGAAGCGTTAGTAGAATTGTGTCAAAAAATGCAAAATGGTGAAGATTACTATAAGGTTAAAAACATTTGGTTTAAAAAAGATGGCGTTGCAGTCAAAAATCCACGCAGAGATCTTATGCCATTAAAGGATTTGCCGTTCCTTGATTTTTCAATATATGATAAAAGGCGTATGTATCGTCCAATGCAGGGTAAAATATATAAAATGCTTCCTATCGAATCAAGTCGCGGTTGTCCTTATACCTGTACTTATTGTAGTGCATCAACTCTAAGAAAACTATATTCAAATCTGGGTAATTATTATAGGAGAAAAAGTGTTGAGCAAATTATAAAAGAAATCCAACATTATCGCAAACAATATGGTTTAGATTTCGTATATTTTACTTCAGAATCATTTTTATCTATGCCAGATAATGAGTTTGAAAACTTTGTTGAATTGTATAGTGAAATTAAATTACCATTTTGGTTGCAAACTCGACCAGAATCAATAACAAAAGAAAGAATCAAGAAACTAGAAACTATTAATTGTAATCGTATTTCTGTTGGGTTAGAAAGTGGAAATGAACAATTACGAAAAAAGATGTTAAAACGTAATATTTCTAATCAACAAATAATAGAATCTCTGGATGTTTTTAAACACTCGAAAATACCACTTAGTGTTAATAGCATGATTGGATTTCCAGACGAAACACGCGAACAGATATTTGATACAATAAATTTAAATAGGATTATTAATGCGGATAGTTCAAGCCTATTTATATATACGCCATATCGCGGATCAGAGTTAAGGCAGTATTGTATAGAAAAGGGGTATGTTAAGCCAGATTTACTTATGGGATCAGTTTTTCAAAACTCAATACTAAAAATGCCACAAATTACAAACGATGAGATAAAAGGGTTGTTTAGAACATTCTCGCTATATATTAAACTTCCAGAGGAATACTATCCCGATATACAAATAGCGGAAAAATTTGATAAACGGGGTAATGAAATGTTTGAACATTTAAGCAAAGTATATGTAGATGAATTTTTTAAATAA